Proteins encoded together in one Chitinophaga lutea window:
- a CDS encoding SusC/RagA family TonB-linked outer membrane protein, whose protein sequence is MKLSTSLLLIGFLHVSATARSQRVSITGRNLPLTDVFKAIQRQSGYVVFYNYELLQKTVPVTVSAKAMPVEELLKQVLVQQGLEFSIEDKTIFLQRRPRIPVPAAEDPAITITGRVTDEQGRPLAGVSVTLKGTGRGTQTNDQGEFFLRDVAPRSVLVLSSIGFDRQEVPVGGRTSFSLRLQAVASKLEAVQVVNTGYQSISAERATGSFSFISPARLEGKLKPDLRSALEGQAAGVVVTKDGNIEIRGISTVTAEKKPLLVIDGYPTQGDLESINIDNIESITVLKDAVAASIYGARSSNGVIVITTKKGRPGAMRVQYRGSTGITLKPQVSYLNRASASDYIDAEIDLFNQDPNSYLTTYNNYGSISEVNYLLLSKAQGWLTAREADDRINGLRSRDAAAELEKHYFRHQFTQQHNISLTGGGEKSSLNAAIRYISNGNNAIGNSDNRVILDFKNDWRPMKNLGVGLFTNVSYATAKQPARSWQDLLGFSSTALIQPYSQLIDPATGQPQNVFTKNKRKDDRYAAIAGLKPMHYNPLGDLMLETTNSQNLLLRFGGNIQATLLPGLTAEAGGSWSRGYVNSRSVYDKNAYRMRLGYNDATSIANPAKHYIPDGAMVNESRNTSQFYMLRGQLGFNRNFGEKHYVTAIAGMEISQSKLDNNAYPTRFGYNDQAGIFSTFNYADYNAGVYNSDMLGTSRPTASLGAYAYNDNRFVSWYANGSYEFDNRFIVSGSVRLDQTNFFGTDPRYRYKPLWSAGATYKLANEKFFSVPWINKLNIRGSYGINGNISLNNGPFLIIQPGSFSTLTGDVSYSIASPPNKSLRWEKTKVTNFGVDAAFLRNRIKTTVDYYRKFSEDVLASDAIDPTLGFSSQVKNAGRILNEGIEVSVEADIFKRKDFAWNAYFIFAYNKNTVTEYNVRYIYPSSLTNGAIRKEGDPLDAIYAYRYAGLDNNGVAQFYDRTGKKTGGGNAEVGDLVYAGTLRPPFVTSITNTFSYRNFDLSFMVIARLGNVLRKDAFTGSNYINKHVSERWRKPGDEAHTIYPKLTAWNMDMFYFPYSDILVESASFLKLRDVTLSYSLPAKRLQRAGIKESKLYFQSRNLLMLTANSDKRDPEISELNGSGTGAFTEQGFTTLPLRPELYIGLMLTL, encoded by the coding sequence ATGAAATTATCAACCAGTCTATTATTGATCGGCTTCCTGCATGTAAGCGCCACCGCCCGCTCCCAACGCGTCAGCATCACCGGGCGTAACCTGCCGCTTACGGACGTTTTTAAAGCTATCCAGCGCCAGTCCGGTTACGTTGTATTTTACAATTACGAGCTGCTGCAGAAAACGGTCCCGGTCACCGTCAGCGCCAAAGCCATGCCCGTGGAGGAACTGCTTAAACAGGTGCTGGTGCAGCAGGGGCTTGAGTTTTCGATTGAAGACAAAACCATCTTCCTGCAGCGGCGCCCGCGCATACCGGTGCCGGCAGCGGAAGACCCGGCTATTACCATCACCGGCCGCGTTACCGACGAACAGGGGCGGCCACTGGCCGGCGTATCAGTGACCCTCAAAGGCACCGGCCGCGGCACGCAAACCAACGATCAGGGCGAGTTCTTTCTCCGTGATGTGGCGCCCCGCTCGGTGCTGGTGCTCAGTTCCATCGGCTTCGACCGGCAGGAAGTGCCGGTGGGTGGGCGTACCTCGTTCAGCCTCCGCCTGCAGGCCGTTGCCAGCAAGCTCGAAGCCGTGCAGGTCGTGAATACGGGCTACCAGTCCATCTCGGCGGAAAGGGCCACGGGTTCCTTCTCATTCATCTCTCCGGCCCGCCTCGAAGGCAAACTGAAACCGGATTTGAGATCGGCCCTGGAAGGACAGGCGGCGGGCGTGGTGGTGACGAAAGACGGCAACATCGAAATCCGCGGCATCTCCACCGTAACGGCGGAAAAGAAACCATTGCTGGTGATAGACGGATACCCCACACAGGGCGATCTCGAATCCATCAATATCGATAACATTGAAAGCATTACCGTGCTGAAGGATGCGGTAGCGGCGTCTATCTACGGCGCGCGCTCCAGCAACGGCGTGATCGTGATTACCACCAAAAAGGGCCGCCCCGGCGCCATGCGCGTGCAATACCGCGGATCCACCGGCATCACGCTCAAACCGCAGGTGAGTTACCTCAACCGTGCTTCGGCAAGCGATTATATCGATGCGGAAATCGACCTGTTCAACCAGGATCCCAACAGCTACCTCACTACCTACAACAATTACGGCTCCATCAGCGAGGTGAACTACCTGCTGCTGTCGAAAGCGCAGGGCTGGCTCACGGCCAGGGAGGCGGACGACCGGATCAACGGGCTCCGCAGCCGCGATGCAGCGGCGGAACTGGAGAAACATTATTTCCGACACCAGTTCACCCAGCAGCATAACATCTCCCTCACCGGCGGCGGCGAAAAAAGTTCGCTGAACGCAGCCATCCGGTATATTTCCAACGGGAACAACGCCATCGGCAACAGCGACAACCGGGTGATCCTCGACTTTAAAAACGATTGGCGGCCCATGAAAAACCTGGGTGTGGGCCTGTTTACCAACGTCAGTTACGCCACGGCCAAACAGCCGGCGCGTTCCTGGCAGGATTTGCTGGGGTTCTCTTCCACCGCGCTCATCCAGCCGTACAGCCAGCTCATCGACCCCGCTACCGGCCAGCCGCAGAACGTATTCACCAAAAACAAACGGAAAGACGACCGCTACGCCGCCATCGCCGGTCTGAAACCGATGCATTACAACCCGCTTGGCGACCTGATGCTGGAAACCACCAACAGCCAGAACCTGCTGCTGCGCTTCGGCGGTAACATCCAGGCCACGCTCCTGCCCGGGTTAACGGCGGAAGCGGGCGGCAGCTGGTCGAGAGGTTATGTGAACAGCCGCAGCGTATACGATAAAAACGCCTACCGCATGCGGCTGGGCTATAACGACGCCACTTCCATTGCCAACCCGGCCAAACATTACATCCCGGACGGGGCCATGGTGAACGAATCGCGTAACACCAGCCAGTTCTACATGCTGCGCGGCCAGCTGGGCTTTAACCGCAACTTCGGCGAAAAACATTACGTGACGGCCATTGCGGGCATGGAGATCAGCCAGTCGAAACTCGATAACAACGCCTACCCTACCCGTTTCGGATACAACGACCAGGCGGGTATCTTCTCGACTTTCAACTACGCGGACTACAATGCGGGTGTTTATAACAGCGACATGCTCGGCACCAGCCGGCCCACCGCCAGCCTGGGTGCATATGCCTACAACGATAACCGCTTTGTGAGCTGGTACGCCAACGGTTCTTATGAGTTCGACAACCGCTTCATCGTGAGCGGCAGCGTACGGCTCGACCAGACCAACTTTTTCGGCACCGACCCGCGGTACCGCTACAAGCCCCTCTGGAGCGCCGGCGCCACTTACAAACTGGCCAACGAGAAGTTCTTCAGCGTGCCCTGGATCAACAAACTCAACATCCGGGGGTCTTATGGCATCAACGGGAACATCTCCCTCAACAACGGGCCTTTCCTGATCATCCAGCCCGGCAGCTTCTCTACATTGACCGGCGATGTGAGTTATTCCATTGCCTCGCCGCCGAACAAAAGCCTCCGCTGGGAAAAGACGAAAGTGACCAACTTCGGTGTGGATGCCGCTTTCCTGCGTAACCGGATTAAAACCACGGTGGATTATTACCGCAAATTCAGCGAGGACGTGCTGGCCAGCGACGCGATCGATCCCACACTGGGCTTCAGCAGCCAGGTGAAAAACGCGGGCCGTATCCTCAACGAAGGCATCGAGGTGTCTGTGGAAGCGGATATTTTCAAACGGAAGGATTTCGCGTGGAACGCCTATTTCATCTTCGCCTACAATAAAAACACGGTGACGGAATACAACGTGCGCTACATCTATCCCAGCTCGCTGACCAACGGCGCCATCCGCAAGGAAGGCGACCCGCTCGACGCGATCTATGCCTACCGCTACGCCGGCCTCGACAACAACGGCGTGGCCCAGTTCTACGACCGTACTGGCAAAAAGACGGGTGGCGGCAACGCCGAAGTGGGCGACCTGGTATACGCCGGCACCCTGCGCCCGCCGTTCGTGACCAGCATCACCAATACGTTTTCCTACAGGAACTTCGACCTGTCGTTCATGGTGATTGCCCGCCTGGGCAATGTCCTGCGGAAAGACGCATTCACCGGTTCCAACTACATCAATAAACATGTGAGCGAACGCTGGCGCAAACCGGGAGACGAAGCGCATACCATCTATCCCAAACTCACGGCGTGGAATATGGACATGTTCTATTTCCCGTACAGCGATATACTGGTGGAAAGCGCGAGTTTCCTGAAACTGCGGGATGTAACGCTCTCCTATTCGCTGCCGGCCAAACGGCTGCAGCGCGCCGGTATCAAAGAAAGCAAACTGTATTTCCAGTCGCGGAACCTGCTGATGCTCACGGCGAACAGCGATAAAAGGGACCCGGAAATTTCTGAACTGAACGGCAGCGGCACCGGCGCGTTCACGGAGCAGGGTTTCACCACCCTCCCGCTGCGCCCCGAACTGTACATTGGATTGATGCTTACCCTTTAA
- a CDS encoding FecR family protein: protein MQEDKLRYLLGRRLHGGITPAEEEELHALLEDERNKDLFLATLTGLMPDMAENAAYDAARWEPVKDRILAADKDTPVLPIRRNWWKWTAAAAVAGILAVAAWEYGTREALPPASVSMDGRYKNDVPPGGNHASLTLANGSVIVLDDAENGLLAKQGNAQVTKLHNGQLAYTKTGNAAAVAWNRLATPRGGQYRITLPDGTAVWLNAETVLHFPTAFEGNERKVELSGEAYFEVAKDAVKPFVVKATDGLDVKVLGTHFNISAYAGEPSTCVTLLEGAVEVNRQRMEPGQEAVRANGQTVVRQGDTEQAVAWKNGYFSFNNADITTVMKELERWYNVSVNYETNVPHLRFGGGMQRSLPLASVLRILEKNDVKFKIDGRKITVLQ from the coding sequence ATGCAGGAAGACAAACTGAGGTATTTACTTGGGCGGCGCCTTCATGGCGGCATTACACCGGCCGAAGAAGAGGAGCTGCACGCCCTGTTGGAGGACGAACGGAACAAAGATCTTTTTTTAGCAACGCTCACCGGGCTGATGCCGGATATGGCGGAGAACGCCGCCTACGACGCCGCCCGCTGGGAGCCGGTCAAAGACCGCATCCTGGCGGCCGACAAAGACACGCCCGTGCTGCCCATCCGCCGCAACTGGTGGAAATGGACCGCCGCCGCCGCGGTGGCCGGCATACTGGCGGTAGCCGCCTGGGAATACGGTACGCGGGAAGCATTACCGCCCGCTTCCGTGAGCATGGACGGCCGCTACAAGAATGATGTGCCCCCCGGCGGCAACCATGCCTCGCTGACGCTCGCCAACGGCTCGGTGATTGTGCTGGATGATGCGGAAAACGGGCTCCTGGCCAAACAGGGCAACGCACAGGTCACCAAACTGCACAATGGTCAGCTGGCCTATACCAAAACGGGCAACGCCGCGGCGGTAGCCTGGAACCGGCTGGCGACGCCGCGCGGCGGGCAATACCGCATCACCCTGCCCGATGGCACGGCGGTCTGGCTGAACGCGGAAACGGTGCTGCATTTCCCCACCGCCTTCGAAGGGAACGAACGGAAAGTGGAACTGAGCGGCGAAGCTTATTTCGAAGTAGCGAAAGATGCGGTCAAACCCTTTGTGGTAAAGGCGACGGATGGCCTCGACGTAAAAGTACTGGGCACGCATTTCAACATCTCGGCCTACGCCGGGGAACCTTCCACCTGCGTGACGCTGCTGGAAGGTGCGGTGGAAGTGAACCGGCAGCGCATGGAACCGGGGCAGGAAGCGGTAAGGGCCAATGGCCAGACGGTGGTGCGCCAGGGCGACACGGAACAGGCGGTGGCCTGGAAGAACGGCTACTTCAGTTTTAACAACGCGGACATCACCACCGTGATGAAAGAACTGGAACGCTGGTACAACGTATCGGTCAACTATGAAACAAACGTGCCGCACCTCCGCTTCGGCGGCGGTATGCAGCGCAGCCTGCCGCTGGCCAGCGTGTTGCGGATACTGGAGAAAAACGATGTGAAATTTAAAATAGACGGCCGGAAAATAACCGTCCTGCAATAA
- a CDS encoding RNA polymerase sigma factor, with the protein MDEHLHDDLNRLFRRISDGDENAFGTLFQRSVAALYPFILRLVKHPSAVEEVVQAAFLRLWLSRDKLAEVEQPKAWLYKVVANECYTWLRKEARELHLRNTAGPADVADDNLTAELSLRETRRLIAEAVSRLPPRRRHVFVLSRQQGKTIPEIAAALRLSPSSVKNTLVLALRDIRAHLARHGKYIPAALLLWC; encoded by the coding sequence ATGGACGAGCATTTGCATGATGATTTAAACCGACTTTTCCGCCGGATTAGCGATGGGGATGAAAACGCGTTCGGCACACTTTTTCAGCGGTCTGTAGCAGCGCTGTACCCATTCATACTCCGCCTTGTAAAGCACCCTTCCGCCGTGGAAGAAGTGGTGCAGGCCGCGTTTCTGCGCCTGTGGCTGAGCCGGGACAAACTGGCGGAGGTGGAGCAGCCCAAAGCCTGGCTGTACAAGGTGGTGGCGAACGAATGTTATACCTGGCTGCGCAAGGAAGCGCGCGAATTGCACCTGCGCAATACCGCCGGGCCTGCCGATGTGGCGGACGATAATCTCACCGCCGAACTGTCGCTGCGCGAAACCCGCCGCCTCATTGCGGAAGCCGTATCGCGCCTGCCGCCGCGGCGCAGGCATGTTTTTGTATTGAGCCGCCAGCAGGGCAAAACCATCCCGGAAATCGCCGCCGCCCTCCGCCTTTCTCCGAGCTCCGTGAAAAATACACTGGTACTGGCACTACGCGATATCCGCGCACACCTGGCCCGGCATGGGAAGTACATTCCCGCGGCGTTGCTGCTCTGGTGCTGA
- a CDS encoding peroxiredoxin, giving the protein MKILQTMLLTLAIFGFGTVKGQLTTGSKVPDFELKDQDGKNFKLSDALAKGPVVVYFYPKDDTPGCTKEACSFRDSFEQFKDEGVQVVGISADDVASHKKFAEKYKLPFTLLSDTNNKVRKLFGVPKSMMLPGRVTYVLNKNGVVVHQFNSLTQATQHVEEAMAAIKKL; this is encoded by the coding sequence ATGAAAATTTTACAAACCATGCTGCTGACGCTCGCCATATTCGGGTTCGGTACCGTCAAAGGACAACTCACGACCGGCTCCAAAGTGCCCGATTTTGAACTGAAAGACCAGGACGGGAAGAACTTCAAACTCTCCGATGCACTGGCCAAAGGCCCGGTGGTGGTATATTTTTACCCGAAAGACGATACGCCCGGCTGTACCAAGGAGGCCTGTTCTTTCCGCGACTCCTTCGAGCAGTTTAAAGACGAAGGCGTGCAGGTTGTAGGCATCAGCGCAGACGATGTGGCATCCCACAAAAAATTCGCGGAGAAGTACAAACTGCCTTTCACGCTCCTGAGCGACACGAATAACAAAGTGCGGAAGCTGTTCGGGGTGCCTAAAAGCATGATGTTGCCCGGGCGCGTTACCTACGTGCTGAATAAAAACGGCGTGGTGGTGCACCAGTTCAACTCGCTTACACAGGCTACCCAGCACGTGGAGGAAGCGATGGCGGCGATCAAAAAACTGTAG
- the pyrR gene encoding bifunctional pyr operon transcriptional regulator/uracil phosphoribosyltransferase PyrR, which translates to MKSILTDRQLAITIDRLSHQLIENHPQFENTVLIGLQPRGIYLSDRINNKLQTLLPGVKVPYGRLDITFYRDDYKSGKGLHTPNETDIDFSIDNKHVVLVDDVLYTGRTIRSAMDAMLDFGRPATVELLVLIDRRFSRELPIQPDYTGRTIDAIITEKVRVLWKERDGKDEVVLIA; encoded by the coding sequence TTGAAATCTATTTTGACGGATCGGCAATTAGCGATTACCATCGACCGGCTTAGTCACCAGCTGATAGAAAACCACCCGCAGTTCGAGAACACGGTGCTGATTGGTCTGCAGCCAAGAGGCATTTATTTGTCTGACCGCATCAATAATAAGCTGCAAACGCTGTTACCCGGCGTGAAGGTGCCTTATGGCCGCCTCGACATTACCTTTTACCGTGACGATTACAAAAGCGGGAAGGGGCTGCATACACCGAATGAGACGGACATTGATTTTTCCATCGATAACAAACATGTGGTGCTGGTAGACGATGTGCTGTATACCGGCCGCACCATCCGCTCGGCCATGGACGCGATGCTCGACTTCGGGCGCCCGGCCACGGTGGAGCTGCTGGTGCTGATAGACCGGCGCTTCAGCCGGGAGCTGCCGATACAGCCGGATTACACCGGCCGCACCATTGACGCCATCATTACCGAGAAGGTAAGGGTGCTCTGGAAAGAGCGCGATGGTAAAGATGAAGTTGTGTTGATTGCCTAA
- a CDS encoding aspartate carbamoyltransferase catalytic subunit — MSLSAKHLLGIRDLKRSDIELIFQTADQFKEVLQRPIKKVPTLRDTTIVNVFFENSTRTRISFELAEKRLGADVVNFSASGSSVSKGETLIDTVNNILSMKVDLVVMRHSATGAPHFLSKHINVPIVNAGDGINEHPTQALLDAFSIRERLGSVEGKKVAICGDIMHSRVALSNIYCLKKLGAEVTVAGPPTLIPKYIAEALGVNVTYDIREALNWCDVANILRIQLERQNMPLFSSLREYSLAYGVNRALLDSLQKEIVIMHPGPINRGVELSSDVADSGQSIILDQVENGVATRMAVLYLLARKEGAKE; from the coding sequence ATGTCACTGTCTGCTAAACATCTGTTGGGTATACGCGATCTGAAGCGTTCGGATATAGAGCTTATTTTTCAAACTGCCGATCAGTTTAAAGAAGTATTGCAAAGGCCTATCAAGAAGGTCCCCACTCTGAGAGATACCACCATCGTCAATGTGTTTTTTGAGAATTCAACCCGCACCCGCATTTCGTTTGAACTGGCGGAGAAGCGGCTGGGCGCCGATGTGGTGAATTTTTCCGCATCCGGTTCTTCCGTGTCGAAGGGGGAAACGCTGATCGATACGGTCAACAACATCCTGTCGATGAAGGTTGACCTGGTGGTGATGCGCCACTCCGCTACCGGCGCGCCGCACTTCCTCAGCAAACACATCAATGTACCGATCGTGAATGCCGGCGACGGCATCAACGAGCACCCCACACAGGCGTTGCTCGACGCGTTTTCCATCCGGGAAAGGCTGGGCAGCGTGGAAGGCAAGAAGGTGGCCATCTGCGGCGACATCATGCACTCCCGCGTGGCACTGTCGAATATCTACTGCCTGAAGAAACTGGGTGCAGAGGTAACCGTTGCCGGTCCCCCGACGCTCATTCCCAAATACATCGCGGAGGCGCTGGGCGTCAACGTGACGTACGACATCCGCGAGGCGCTGAACTGGTGCGATGTGGCCAACATCCTGCGCATCCAGCTCGAACGCCAGAACATGCCGCTGTTTTCCTCGCTCCGCGAATACTCGCTGGCATACGGCGTCAACCGCGCGCTGCTTGACAGCCTGCAGAAGGAAATCGTGATCATGCACCCCGGCCCGATCAACAGGGGCGTGGAGCTCAGTTCCGATGTGGCCGACTCCGGCCAGTCGATCATCCTCGACCAGGTGGAAAACGGCGTGGCCACTAGAATGGCGGTGCTGTACCTGCTGGCCAGGAAGGAAGGGGCAAAGGAATAG
- a CDS encoding ABC transporter permease yields MLRNYLLIAYRNITKHKLFTFINIFGLALSMTVCMMVIENTAKELSFDRFHPYPDRTYRITTEVRNPRGEGFRLASSPLPLEQAVKAENNIVADVVRLYPAFKGKATGGADKEFNIQGAFTSPSFFSVFGFTLQRGNAATALEQPNTVVLSDATARLFFGNDNPIGKIITMGQMGSYEVTGVLNPEIHRSHISFGAYASAATVPQLEKAKVLEEKNASWNSYGDGYTYVVLQPNVSRAAFEASLSRLAKTLYNDPRQGTIEFPVQRLRRITPSWDDIYNNIGRVTTWGKVMGAIGIGLIILISACFNYTNLSIARSLTRAKEVGIRKVAGATRMQVFGQYIMEAIIISLVALGVALAMLTVIERLQLFGGSTDSFPPATTVWQMALILLGFSLFTGLLAGTLPAWLLSAFTPSQVLKSMPSYRLFGRMNLRKGLIIFQLSLSLLITIGLFTMYRQFAFMATADPGFRPDNILTVELQGSKAELLAQELKNLSGVQAVSAASGNFGYFGGGQMPLAMNLTDEPQKINYYSADEAFVPMMGLQLVAGENLLPQQQTPQLLLNEAAVLALGYKSAGEAVGRMVWLNDSVQAPVRGVLKDFHYENLGKMIAPLAFRSEPADYTLLNLKVSAGNREQLMQQVTAAWHKLSPAQPLKSSWLKESLYENNMHWNDLGFLAYLAGMTIVIATLGLLALVIYTTWLRKKEIGVRKVMGADVKSLVILLSKGFLKLVVISGCIALPLGYIAAQLFLQNFALRVPFGLGGILLCFTLLLAVAMLTIVSQTLRAANANPVETLKNE; encoded by the coding sequence ATGCTGCGTAATTACCTGTTGATCGCTTACCGGAATATCACGAAACATAAACTGTTTACGTTCATCAACATCTTCGGTCTTGCCCTGAGCATGACAGTATGTATGATGGTGATCGAAAACACGGCCAAAGAGCTGAGCTTCGACCGCTTCCATCCTTACCCGGACCGTACGTACCGCATCACCACGGAAGTGCGCAATCCCCGGGGCGAAGGTTTCAGGCTGGCCAGTTCTCCCCTCCCGCTCGAACAGGCGGTTAAGGCGGAGAATAACATCGTGGCGGATGTGGTACGGCTGTACCCGGCGTTCAAAGGCAAAGCCACCGGCGGCGCCGATAAGGAATTCAACATCCAGGGGGCATTTACATCGCCTTCCTTTTTCTCCGTATTCGGTTTTACACTGCAGCGGGGCAATGCCGCCACGGCGCTGGAGCAGCCTAATACGGTGGTGCTCAGCGATGCCACGGCCAGGCTTTTTTTCGGCAACGACAATCCCATCGGCAAGATCATCACCATGGGCCAGATGGGCAGTTATGAAGTGACCGGTGTGTTGAACCCCGAAATCCACCGCTCCCACATCAGCTTCGGGGCCTACGCGTCCGCCGCCACCGTGCCGCAACTGGAAAAAGCGAAGGTGCTGGAAGAAAAGAACGCCAGCTGGAACTCTTACGGCGACGGTTACACGTATGTGGTGCTGCAGCCCAATGTGTCGCGTGCGGCTTTTGAGGCTTCATTGTCGCGGCTGGCGAAAACGCTGTATAACGATCCCCGCCAGGGCACCATTGAATTTCCCGTACAGCGGCTGCGGCGCATCACGCCGTCGTGGGACGATATCTACAACAACATCGGCAGGGTCACCACCTGGGGCAAAGTGATGGGCGCCATCGGTATCGGCCTGATCATTCTTATTTCCGCCTGTTTCAATTATACCAATTTGTCCATCGCCCGTTCCCTCACGCGCGCCAAGGAAGTGGGCATCCGTAAGGTAGCCGGCGCCACGCGCATGCAGGTATTCGGCCAGTATATCATGGAAGCGATCATCATTTCGCTGGTGGCGCTGGGTGTGGCGCTGGCCATGTTGACCGTGATAGAACGGCTGCAGCTTTTCGGCGGCAGTACCGATAGTTTCCCGCCTGCCACCACCGTCTGGCAGATGGCGCTCATCCTGCTGGGCTTCAGCCTGTTCACCGGCCTGCTGGCCGGTACGCTGCCGGCATGGCTGCTCTCCGCCTTCACCCCGTCGCAGGTGCTGAAAAGCATGCCTTCTTACCGGTTGTTCGGAAGAATGAACCTGCGCAAGGGCCTCATCATATTCCAGTTGTCGCTTTCACTGCTGATCACCATCGGGCTGTTCACCATGTACCGGCAGTTTGCCTTCATGGCCACGGCGGATCCCGGTTTCAGGCCGGATAACATCCTGACGGTGGAACTGCAGGGCAGCAAAGCGGAACTGCTGGCACAGGAACTGAAAAACCTTTCCGGCGTACAGGCCGTGTCTGCGGCGTCCGGTAACTTCGGTTACTTCGGGGGCGGGCAGATGCCGCTGGCAATGAACCTCACCGACGAACCGCAGAAAATAAATTATTACAGCGCGGATGAGGCTTTTGTGCCCATGATGGGCCTGCAGCTGGTGGCGGGTGAAAACCTGTTGCCGCAGCAGCAAACACCGCAGCTGCTGCTGAATGAGGCGGCCGTGCTGGCGCTGGGTTACAAATCCGCCGGCGAGGCGGTGGGCCGTATGGTATGGCTCAACGATTCAGTGCAGGCGCCCGTGCGCGGTGTGCTGAAAGATTTCCATTACGAGAATCTCGGCAAGATGATCGCGCCGCTGGCCTTCCGTTCCGAGCCCGCGGACTATACCCTGCTGAACCTGAAAGTCAGTGCCGGTAACCGCGAACAACTGATGCAGCAGGTCACCGCAGCCTGGCATAAGTTATCGCCTGCCCAGCCGCTGAAATCTTCCTGGCTGAAAGAATCGTTGTATGAAAACAATATGCACTGGAACGACCTGGGCTTCCTGGCCTACCTGGCGGGCATGACCATCGTGATTGCCACCTTGGGCCTGCTGGCGCTGGTGATTTATACCACCTGGCTGCGGAAGAAGGAAATCGGGGTGCGCAAGGTTATGGGCGCCGACGTTAAAAGCCTGGTGATACTGCTGTCGAAGGGATTCCTGAAGCTGGTGGTGATCTCGGGCTGCATCGCCCTGCCGCTCGGCTACATTGCCGCGCAGCTGTTCCTGCAGAATTTCGCGCTGCGGGTGCCCTTCGGGCTGGGCGGCATATTGCTCTGTTTTACGCTGCTGCTGGCCGTTGCCATGCTCACCATCGTATCGCAGACCCTGCGTGCGGCGAACGCCAATCCCGTAGAAACTTTGAAGAACGAGTAG
- a CDS encoding DMT family protein — protein sequence MRTIILLLVSNIFMTYAWYGHLRNTNVPLWKVVLISWGIAFFEYCFMVPANRMGYLDGFNGFQLKMIQEVITLTIFCVFAVIILKEPLRWNYLISFSLLLGAVYFMFKK from the coding sequence ATGCGTACAATTATTCTCTTGCTGGTATCGAATATTTTTATGACGTATGCCTGGTATGGCCACCTGCGCAACACGAATGTGCCGTTGTGGAAAGTGGTGCTGATCAGCTGGGGCATCGCTTTTTTTGAATACTGCTTTATGGTGCCCGCGAACCGTATGGGTTACCTCGACGGGTTTAACGGCTTTCAGCTGAAAATGATACAGGAGGTCATCACTCTTACGATATTCTGCGTGTTTGCGGTGATCATTCTCAAGGAGCCGCTTCGCTGGAACTACCTGATATCCTTTTCATTGCTGCTGGGGGCCGTGTATTTTATGTTCAAGAAGTAA